A single Brassica rapa cultivar Chiifu-401-42 chromosome A04, CAAS_Brap_v3.01, whole genome shotgun sequence DNA region contains:
- the LOC117133310 gene encoding glutathione S-transferase T3-like isoform X3 yields MWTPVEDMVLISSWLNTSKDPVVGNEQRSGAFWNRIATYFAASPKLAATEQRESTHCKQRWHKINDQVNKFCGSFEAATREKTSGQNENDVLNRAHEIFFTNHRKKFILEHAWKELRNDQKWCATATSKNEGNTKRRKLDEGSQSDNSHAPQTATEEERPPGVKAAKGKNKKNAKGEETLSQFQTMWEIKQKDLVSKDRITKMRLLDRLLAKQEPLDEVENDLRKKLMYELLSN; encoded by the coding sequence ATGTGGACGCCTGTAGAAGATATGGTGCTCATCAGCTCCTGGCTTAACACAAGCAAGGATCCAGTTGTGGGAAATGAGCAACGTTCTGGGGCATTCTGGAATAGGATCGCCACTTACTTTGCGGCAAGTCCCAAGCTTGCAGCCACTGAACAGCGAGAATCAACTCATTGCAAGCAGCGTTGGCACAAGATCAATGATCAAGTCAACAAGTTCTGTGGGTCTTTTGAAGCAGCAACCAGAGAGAAGACAAGTGGGCAAAATGAGAATGATGTTCTCAACAGAGCTCATGAAATCTTCTTCACCAACCACCGAAAAAAATTTATTCTTGAGCACGCTTGGAAGGAGCTCCGGAATGATCAAAAATGGTGTGCCACTGCTACATCTAAAAACGAAGGAAACACTAAAAGGAGGAAGTTAGATGAGGGTTCACAGTCTGACAATTCACACGCACCTCAAACAGCGACTGAGGAGGAGCGTCCCCCGGGTGTTAAGGCAGCAAAAGggaagaacaagaagaatgCCAAGGGGGAGGAAACGCTGTCACAGTTTCAGACTATGTGggaaattaaacaaaaagatttGGTCTCCAAGGACAGGATAACAAAAATGCGGTTACTTGACCGCTTACTTGCAAAGCAAGAACCCTTAGATGAGGTCGAAAATGATCTAAGGAAAAAGCTCATGTATGAGTTGTTGTCTAACTAG
- the LOC117133310 gene encoding uncharacterized protein LOC117133310 isoform X2: protein MASSSSQNTFDDAFDDTFDDTFDELFDQHFDQAFEDFTIQANQEERRKKRKKRVYIERHREEGHNRLWNDYFSQTPTYPPNLFRRRFRMNKPLFMHIVDRLSNEVQYFRETKDGLGRNSLSPLQKCTAAIRVLAYGSAADTVDEYLRLGETTTRLCVENFVEGIIYLFGEEYLRKPTPADLQRLLDIGEYRGFPGMIGSIDCMHWEWKNCPTAWKGQYARGSVFDDIINGQAPKVTFSVNEHQYNMAYYLTDGIYPKWSTFIQSIRIPQGPQAVLFAQHQEAARKDVERAFGVLQARFGIIKNPARSWDKTKIGKIMRACIILHNMIVENERDGYTQFDVRGFQQGEDQGSSHVDLTYSTDIPSNIANMMGVRTRIRDTQKHQQLKDDLVEHIWRRFGGGENNN, encoded by the exons atggcttcctcttcttctcaaaACACTTTTGATGATGCTTTTGATGATACATTTGATGATACATTTGATGAGCTTTTTGATCAACATTTTGATCAAGCATTTGAGGATTTTACCATTCAAGCTAATCAAGAAGaacgaagaaaaaaaagaaaaaaacgagtTTATATTGAAAGACATCGTGAAGAAGGGCATAATCGTTTATGGAACGATTATTTCAGTCAAACTCCAACGTATCCTCCTAATTTATTCCGACGACGTTTTAGAATGAACAAGCCATTATTCATGCACATTGTAGATCGACTCTCCAACGAAGTTCAATATTTTCGGGAAACAAAAGATGGTCTCGGAAGGAATAGTCTCTCTCCACTTCAAAAGTGTACCGCCGCCATTCGTGTCTTGGCATATGGTTCTGCAGCTGATACCGTCGACGAATACCTCCGGCTCGGTGAAACAACAACTCGGTTATGTGTAGAAAATTTCGTGGAAGGAATAATATATTTGTTCGGCGAAGAATACCTAAGAAAACCAACACCAGCTGATCTTCAACGTCTACTTGATATTGGAGAGTATCGTGGCTTTCCCGGGATGATaggaagcatcgattgtatgcattgggagtggaagaattgtcccaccgcttggaaagggcaATATGCTCGTGGTTCAG tttttgatgacataataAATGGTCAAGCTCCGAAAGTCACTTTCTCTGTCAACGAACATCAGTATAATATGGCTTACTATCTCACCGATGGTATTTATCCGAAATGGTCaacttttatccaatctattCGTATACCACAAGGGCCGCAAGCAGTTTTATTTGCTCAGCATCAAGAAGCTGCCCGAAAAGATGTAGAGCGGGCTTTTGGAGTCTTGCAAGCTCGTTTTGGCATTATTAAAAATCCTGCGAGGAGTTGGGATAAAACCAAAATTgggaagattatgagagcatgtatcatactccataatatgatcgTAGAAAACGAAAGAGATGGTTACACACAATTTGATGTTCGAGGGTTCCAACAAGGAGAAGACCAAGGAAGTTCACATGTTGATCTCACGTATTCTACAGATATCCCTTCAAATATCGCAAATATGATGGGTGTTCGAACAAGAATTCGTGATACACAAAAGCATCAACAACTGAAAGATGATTTGGTTGAACACATATGGCGTAGATTTGGAGGTGGTGAAAACAACAACTGA
- the LOC117133310 gene encoding putative nuclease HARBI1 isoform X1 yields MASSSSQNTFDDAFDDTFDDTFDELFDQHFDQAFEDFTIQANQEERRKKRKKRVYIERHREEGHNRLWNDYFSQTPTYPPNLFRRRFRMNKPLFMHIVDRLSNEVQYFRETKDGLGRNSLSPLQKCTAAIRVLAYGSAADTVDEYLRLGETTTRLCVENFVEGIIYLFGEEYLRKPTPADLQRLLDIGEYRGFPGMIGSIDCMHWEWKNCPTAWKGQYARGSGKPTIVLEAVASYDLWIWHAFFGPPGTLNDINVLDRSPVFDDIINGQAPKVTFSVNEHQYNMAYYLTDGIYPKWSTFIQSIRIPQGPQAVLFAQHQEAARKDVERAFGVLQARFGIIKNPARSWDKTKIGKIMRACIILHNMIVENERDGYTQFDVRGFQQGEDQGSSHVDLTYSTDIPSNIANMMGVRTRIRDTQKHQQLKDDLVEHIWRRFGGGENNN; encoded by the coding sequence atggcttcctcttcttctcaaaACACTTTTGATGATGCTTTTGATGATACATTTGATGATACATTTGATGAGCTTTTTGATCAACATTTTGATCAAGCATTTGAGGATTTTACCATTCAAGCTAATCAAGAAGaacgaagaaaaaaaagaaaaaaacgagtTTATATTGAAAGACATCGTGAAGAAGGGCATAATCGTTTATGGAACGATTATTTCAGTCAAACTCCAACGTATCCTCCTAATTTATTCCGACGACGTTTTAGAATGAACAAGCCATTATTCATGCACATTGTAGATCGACTCTCCAACGAAGTTCAATATTTTCGGGAAACAAAAGATGGTCTCGGAAGGAATAGTCTCTCTCCACTTCAAAAGTGTACCGCCGCCATTCGTGTCTTGGCATATGGTTCTGCAGCTGATACCGTCGACGAATACCTCCGGCTCGGTGAAACAACAACTCGGTTATGTGTAGAAAATTTCGTGGAAGGAATAATATATTTGTTCGGCGAAGAATACCTAAGAAAACCAACACCAGCTGATCTTCAACGTCTACTTGATATTGGAGAGTATCGTGGCTTTCCCGGGATGATaggaagcatcgattgtatgcattgggagtggaagaattgtcccaccgcttggaaagggcaATATGCTCGTGGTTCAGGTAAACCAACAATCGTTTTAGAGGCGGTTGCTTCATATGATCTCTGGATATGGCATGCGTTTTTTGGACCTCCAGGTACGTTaaatgatatcaatgttcttgatcgttcaccagtttttgatgacataataAATGGTCAAGCTCCGAAAGTCACTTTCTCTGTCAACGAACATCAGTATAATATGGCTTACTATCTCACCGATGGTATTTATCCGAAATGGTCaacttttatccaatctattCGTATACCACAAGGGCCGCAAGCAGTTTTATTTGCTCAGCATCAAGAAGCTGCCCGAAAAGATGTAGAGCGGGCTTTTGGAGTCTTGCAAGCTCGTTTTGGCATTATTAAAAATCCTGCGAGGAGTTGGGATAAAACCAAAATTgggaagattatgagagcatgtatcatactccataatatgatcgTAGAAAACGAAAGAGATGGTTACACACAATTTGATGTTCGAGGGTTCCAACAAGGAGAAGACCAAGGAAGTTCACATGTTGATCTCACGTATTCTACAGATATCCCTTCAAATATCGCAAATATGATGGGTGTTCGAACAAGAATTCGTGATACACAAAAGCATCAACAACTGAAAGATGATTTGGTTGAACACATATGGCGTAGATTTGGAGGTGGTGAAAACAACAACTGA
- the LOC103864919 gene encoding uncharacterized protein LOC103864919 produces MQNTERGRAMWRTCLASAFRTALACTIVGAATLYGPEWILRYVAFPAFSYVTIILIITDATLGDTLRGCWLALYATCQSVAPAIITLKLIGPARLTAGTTALAAALAAFVVVLPNGSTHLVAKRIALGQIVLIYVIGYINGAETDPVMHPLRVAASTALGVIACVLALLVPLPRLATSEVKQSCKEIGQNVTTRVKLYMKAFCAEDAMTAMASVSQARELSRISSKLYQTIKRYQPSMKWERLPFKIWRWQNVNDNKGEKLQSMEIALRGMDMVLASKSPIPASLLAGEVKDDLKNVQERVNLSIKRVNNVPQPSVTPETDLQKPDECLQTLQQVPETPQDLPFYFFLFCLRLLETISTAKPEETKVKPEENKGSVKTKSRSWSWFSDWDSKKVMPATKLSLSLGLAIFLGSLYSKPNGYWAGLPVAISFAAAREATFKVANVKAQGTVIGTVYGVMGCFVFQRFLTVRFLSLLPWFIFSSFLSKSRMYGQAGGISAAIGAVLILGRKNFGQPRDFAIDRIIETFIGLACSIMVELILQPTRAANVAKLELSRSFHALYGCASLFGAKASKGEIMESQKKLRSHLNLLKKFTEEAQAEPSFWFTPFNASCYEKLFKSLSKLADLLQFSGYAIGFLDEQGRWKSPQCKEILSDIDSDLKSLTQSISLLAKSFEEITLLKSLDALEKALTKNGNTSWDIELGKTPNPSFSSPESEPGKILNTYLQHCRGVSDGIFRADDEEGEEVKVDKSEVVLSLSALGFCVEKMGKETREIEEMVKEVVQSENPSSHVNLHEISCKIRSLYK; encoded by the exons ATGCAAAATACTGAGAGAGGCCGAGCCATGTGGCGCACGTGTCTAGCCTCAGCGTTCCGTACAGCTCTAGCTTGCACAATCGTTGGAGCGGCTACACTCTACGGACCTGAATGGATCCTCCGCTACGTGGCATTCCCGGCGTTTTCTTACGTCACGATCATTCTCATCATCACCGATGCTACGCTCGGCGACACGCTACGTGGCTGCTGGCTAGCTCTTTACGCCACATGTCAGAGCGTTGCCCCCGCTATCATTACACTAAAGCTTATTGGACCAGCTCGGCTCACGGCTGGAACTACTGCTCTAGCCGCCGCTCTAGCAGCGTTTGTTGTGGTGCTACCAAATGGTTCGACCCATTTGGTGGCTAAGCGGATCGCACTTGGCCAGATTGTTCTTATTTATGTTATTGGTTATATAAATGGAGCTGAGACTGATCCAGTCATGCACCCTCTTCGAGTTGCAGCTAGCACCGCGCTTGGTGTTATCGCTTGCGTTCTTGCGCTTCTCGTTCCACTTCCTCGTTTAGCTACTAGCGAG GTGAAACAAAGCTGCAAAGAGATCGGTCAAAATGTAACAACGCGAGTAAAGTTGTACATGAAAGCTTTTTGTGCCGAGGATGCCATGACAGCAATGGCTTCTGTCTCACAGGCTCGAGAGCTGTCTCGTATTTCTTCCAAGCTTTATCAAACCATCAAACGCTACCAA cCAAGCATGAAATGGGAGAGGCTTCCATTTAAGATATGGAGATGGCAAAACGTGAACGATAACAAAGGAGAGAAACTACAAAGCATGGAGATTGCTCTTAGAGGAATGGACATGGTACTAGCAAGCAAGTCTCCTATTCCTGCGAGCTTGCTTGCGGGAGAAGTAAAAGACGATCTCAAGAACGTACAAGAACGTGTGAACCTCTCAATCAAACGAGTAAACAACGTCCCCCAACCGTCAGTAACTCCAGAAACCGATCTACAAAAGCCCGATGAGTGCCTCCAAACACTTCAGCAAGTCCCGGAAACACCTCAAGATTTGCCCTTCTACTTCTTCTTGTTCTGCCTCAGGCTCCTCGAAACCATCTCAACGGCTAAACCGGAGGAGACCAAAGTAAAACCGGAGGAGAACAAAGGCTCAGTCAAAACCAAGAGTAGGTCTTGGTCTTGGTTTAGTGATTGGGACAGCAAGAAGGTTATGCCGGCTACGAAGCTATCGCTTTCGCTAGGTTTAGCGATTTTTCTAGGGTCATTGTATAGTAAACCAAACGGTTATTGGGCTGGTCTACCGGTAGCGATCAGCTTCGCGGCAGCAAGAGAGGCGACTTTTAAAGTGGCCAACGTGAAGGCACAAGGGACAGTGATAGGGACAGTGTATGGAGTGATGGGCTGTTTTGTGTTCCAGAGGTTCTTGACGGTTAGGTTCCTTTCTTTACTTCCATGGTTTATCTTCTCTAGCTTCTTGAGCAAGAGCCGGATGTACGGACAAGCCGGAGGGATCTCGGCGGCGATCGGAGCCGTTTTGATCCTAGGAAGGAAGAATTTCGGACAGCCAAGGGACTTTGCTATCGACAGAATCATCGAGACTTTTATAGGGTTGGCTTGTTCCATCATGGTGGAGCTTATCTTGCAGCCCACGCGAGCCGCTAACGTCGCGAAACTCGAGCTCTCTCGAAGCTTCCACGCTTTGTACGGATGTGCAAGCTTGTTTGGAGCTAAAGCAAGCAAAGGGGAGATAATGGAGAGCCAAAAGAAGCTGAGAAGCCATCTAAACTTGCTCAAGAAGTTTACCGAAGAAGCACAAGCAGAGCCGAGCTTCTGGTTTACGCCTTTTAACGCTTCTTGCTACGAGAAGCTGTTCAAATCGTTGTCTAAATTGGCTGATCTGTTGCAATTCAGCGGTTACGCGATAGGGTTTCTTGACGAGCAAGGAAGATGGAAATCACCTCAGTGCAAGGAGATTCTTAGCGACATTGACAGTGATCTCAAGAGTCTAACGCAAAGTATAAGTCTTCTAGCAAAATCTTTCGAGGAAATCACTCTTCTCAAATCACTAGACGCACTCGAAAAGGCGCTCACCAAGAACGGCAACACTTCGTGGGACATTGAGTTGGGGAAGACACCAAACCCTAGTTTCTCAAGCCCCGAGAGCGAGCCAGGGAAGATTCTAAATACGTATCTCCAGCATTGCAGAGGAGTCTCGGATGGTATATTCCGTGCTGATGATGAAGAAGGGGAAGAGGTTAAAGTGGACAAAAGTGAGGTGGTGTTGAGCTTGAGTGCATTAGGGTTTTGTGTGGAGAAAATGGGGAAAGAGACAAGAGAGATTGAGGAGATGGTGAAAGAAGTTGTACAATCAGAGAATCCTTCAAGCCACGTAAACTTGCATGAGATCTCTTGCAAAATACGTTCTTTATACAAATAA
- the LOC103864920 gene encoding osmotin-like protein encodes MAKTSLPLAASFLLLLISSTTSADTGRLFLTVVNHCPFTVWPAIQPNAGHPVLEKGGFALLTNTHRSFFPPSTHWSGRIWGRTGCSHYNGKFSCVTGDCGHRLECNGLGGATPASLAQFDLHHGGHQDLSSYGVSLVDGFNVPMTVTPHEGRGVCPVVGCREDLLKTCPAHLQLRSHGGHVVACKSGCEAFRTDELCCRNHYNSPQTCRASSHSLFFKHACPSTMTFAHDSLSLMHDCSSPRELKVIFCH; translated from the coding sequence atggCTAAAACCTCTCTTCCTCTCGCCGCTTCCTTCCTCCTACTCCTCATCTCCTCCACTACTTCCGCAGACACCGGCCGTCTCTTCCTCACCGTCGTCAACCACTGTCCCTTCACCGTCTGGCCAGCCATTCAGCCCAACGCTGGCCACCCCGTCCTTGAAAAAGGTGGCTTCGCTCTCCTAACCAACACCCACCGCTCCTTTTTCCCACCATCTACCCACTGGTCCGGTCGCATATGGGGCCGAACCGGCTGCTCCCATTACAACGGCAAGTTTTCTTGTGTCACCGGAGACTGCGGTCACCGTCTCGAATGTAACGGTCTCGGGGGCGCAACTCCTGCTTCTCTCGCTCAGTTCGATCTCCACCACGGTGGACACCAAGATTTATCCTCCTACGGTGTCTCTCTCGTCGACGGTTTCAACGTTCCGATGACTGTGACTCCTCACGAAGGCCGTGGTGTTTGTCCCGTCGTAGGTTGTCGCGAAGACCTCTTGAAAACGTGTCCAGCTCATCTTCAGCTCCGGTCACACGGTGGACACGTGGTGGCTTGTAAGAGTGGGTGTGAGGCGTTCCGTACGGATGAGTTGTGTTGTAGGAATCATTACAATAGTCCTCAGACGTGTCGAGCTTCGAGCCACTCTCTGTTCTTTAAGCACGCGTGTCCTTCGACTATGACTTTTGCTCATGATAGTCTTTCGCTTATGCATGACTGTTCTTCTCCTAGAGAACTCAAAGTCATCTTCTGCCACTAA